The Astatotilapia calliptera chromosome 2, fAstCal1.2, whole genome shotgun sequence genome includes a window with the following:
- the med7 gene encoding mediator of RNA polymerase II transcription subunit 7, with translation MGEPQQVSALPPPPMQYIKEYTDENIRKGLAPKPPPPIRDNYMMFGNHFQCDDLIIRPLESQGIERLHPMQFDHKRELKKLNMSILVNFLDLLDILIKSPGSIKREEKLEDIKLLFVHMHHLINEYRPHQARETLRVMMEVQKRQRLETAERFQKHLERVVEMIQGCLASLPDDLPQVEGQDGACDGTKSAPPAASVGCSSGQATRLKTEPMDIEEAAASCMAMSQQEKSIPTSRSDKWDKDAAMCSIIDELA, from the coding sequence ATGGGTGAACCACAGCAGGTCAGCGCCCTGCCTCCTCCACCGATGCAGTACATCAAAGAGTACACAGATGAAAACATCCGCAAGGGTCTGGCCCCTAAGCCACCTCCACCCATCAGAGATAATTACATGATGTTTGGCAACCATTTCCAGTGTGATGACCTCATCATCCGGCCTCTCGAAAGCCAAGGCATTGAGAGGCTTCACCCTATGCAGTTTGACCACAAACGGGAGCTCAAGAAACTGAACATGTCCATTCTTGTGAACTTTTTGGACCTTCTGGACATCCTTATCAAGAGCCCTGGTAGTATAAAGCGTGAAGAAAAGCTGGAAGACATAAAGCTTCTGTTTGTCCATATGCACCATCTGATAAATGAGTACAGACCGCATCAAGCCAGGGAGACGCTAAGGGTGATGATGGAGGTCCAGAAAAGACAGAGGCTAGAGACAGCAGAGAGGTTCCAGAAACATCTGGAGAGGGTGGTGGAGATGATCCAGGGGTGCCTTGCCTCCCTGCCTGATGACTTGCCTCAAGTGGAAGGTCAGGATGGTGCTTGTGATGGGACAAAGAGTGCGCCTCCTGCAGCTAGTGTTGGCTGTTCATCTGGGCAGGCCACCAGGCTGAAAACAGAACCTATGGATATAGAGGAAGCAGCTGCCAGCTGCATGGCAATGAGTCAGCAGGAGAAGAGCATCCCTACTTCAAGAAGTGACAAATGGGACAAGGATGCTGCCATGTGCAGCATTATTGATGAACTAGCATAG